The Gemmatimonadaceae bacterium genomic sequence GCTTTTGCTAGGGACCCAGCCTCAGGTACGCATCATCGTACCGCACAATCGAATCCGTGATCACCTTCATCGCCTCTTCGCTCTTTCCCCACCCCTCGATCTGCACACGCTTTCCCTCGAGATCCTTGTACGTCGAAAAGAAGTACTGCACTTCCGTCAACACGTGCCGCGGAATGTCCGCGATGTCGAACATCTCTTCGTAGTACGGATCTCTGAGCGCCACCGCGAGGATCTTGTCGTCCGGTTCGCCGCGGTCGCGCATGCGGAGCACGCCGAGCGGGCGGACGTCGATCATACAGCCGGGGAAGGTCTGCTCTTTGACCAGCACGAGCACGTCGAGCGGATCGCCGTCTTCGTGCAGCGTGCGCGGAATCAGTCCGTAGTCGCCCGGATAGTGGACCGCCGAGTAGAGAACGCGATCCAGCTTGATCGTGCCGGTCTTTTTGTCGAGCTCGTACTTGTTGCGGCTGCCGAACGGG encodes the following:
- a CDS encoding inorganic diphosphatase, with product MIHFWHDIPPGPHPPEEITAVIEIPFGSRNKYELDKKTGTIKLDRVLYSAVHYPGDYGLIPRTLHEDGDPLDVLVLVKEQTFPGCMIDVRPLGVLRMRDRGEPDDKILAVALRDPYYEEMFDIADIPRHVLTEVQYFFSTYKDLEGKRVQIEGWGKSEEAMKVITDSIVRYDDAYLRLGP